tatatatatatatatatacgcCTATGTACAAAATTTCTCTTGTGCACTGAGCCcaatcaaaaaaaaccccaaaaaaaccagaCTGAAGATTACATgggagacagaggaaaaaaaaagcttaccCATATAGGTAGTAAAAAAATGATAGAAGGTAGAATGCTAATTTGCACCATCCTTCTTTCTGGCAATAGGCTAAAATATCTGCATTCATGATGGTTGTAGGATCATACAGACCAGGGCCACTCATCACGGGTCTGCTCATGTACCTGAAAGCGATGCACAGTTAGTTTTGCGGTGACGGCAATGGGAAACATCGATTCCTGCCCCGCACCCACCAAGTAATACCAGAACCAAGAGAAGGAATCACACCCCTTACAGCAAAGGCCGTCAGCTCCGTGGAGGAGATGGCAAACCACAAGAGCAATATGAAGCTCCACTCAAGGTGCCTGTGGAAGAGCTTTCACAGACGGTGCGGTGACAGCTTACCAGCTTGCCTTAAACCATGCTGAACGCTGGTACGCCAAAGGGAAATAGGACAAATTTATAAATGGGATTCCTTATGAAAGGGTTGGAAAAGCTGGGGAAGAGACCAACCTGTAACCCTATGTAACCCATAGCCTCTACTCGTTCATACAACGCATGCTGGCTACCGTGCTGAAGGAATACTCATATGGGTCAATACAAAATGACCCTGAAATGGTAGTTTAACACAGGCTACTGGCAAAAGGAACAGTCCTACCTCCACCCCTCCGATTCCTTCTCACACCAGAACTAGCACAGGTACAGCCAGGCAGTGAAAGCTGCTTTGCTGGGTTACGTTTCAAGCCAGACCAGCTCCCTGCACAGGACTAATAGCAGCACCAGGAGAGGTGGTGCCCATCTCTTAGTGGTAGGAGGAAAGCAGGATTGCCACCGCTACCAGCAACCCGCACCGTGAATCTGCGGTATTAGCACAGCTTTGACACGTCAGCTACCTTCAACGCGCACAACGCAACTCGATTCTTGCATAGCACAAGagaataacaaataaaaaggacagagaaagcaaagtgaTGGTTCTTGTTTTACAGCCATGACACAAACTTTCTCGATGTCGTATCAGAAAGCATCTTTATTTGCCAAAGACACAGGACACTTAACGGAAAGCCCTGCAACGGGAGAATGAGTGACAATTAACGTGACTACAGACATACCAGACTCATCAATATTACCTCCAAATATGATAAGCCAACAAAGGCATATTGAGACCCAGCGTAAGCCACTCTGCTGCACAGAGAAACATAACACAGAAGAATGCATGGATGAGGTACTCTGGAAGTacaagctggaaaagaaaaagatgagttAGAAGTTTCAATTACTCAAAGCAAAATGTGTGGTGTTTAATCTATTTTGGAGGTAAGCTAttgttgaaaaaatattattaaaaaacaacactaaCAAGAACAAGACTGCAGAAAGTGAAAACAGCAACCAGTAGTACGTGCCTTGCTGTTTTCACATGATATTCATGAACCAAGAAGAagaatttctaaaattaaatgctcagatcagtatttttttattgctgctaTTAAATTACGTGCACTGTTAACAGATTCCACGCTTTATACATGACCTTTGTAACAGAAGAAAGACTACTGAGATATTTCTGCTCATGCAACAGAGAAATATCAGTAGGAAACATGCTCCATAAAATGGGTTATAGgcaaaaagatgttttgtgttttcctgtttcACAGCTTTGTTTTGGTATTTACCCATTCACACAAATTCAAACTATTGCCAAAACGCAATACCCTAGGCGGAGCTTTATCGAACCAAACCAGCAGCAACGTTGTTCCGCACACCGGGATGCACAGAGACGAGCGCCGTGCTGCCTGCAGCGCAGGAGGCACGACAGCAGCTACGCACGTACCGGCAGGGCCTATTAGCCAGCTTTGTTCTCCTTCACAAGTACCTACGATGCATGCTTTACAGCATCATGCTTTCCAGCAGAAGCCCACAGAGCTAATTATCAGTTTCCTATGAAACCACAGAAAGCGTGAAATGCCAGGTAATATTAGTGTTATTAATAGGAATAATATGGAGAGATACATAGATTAAATGCATGCAAAGAGCCAGCAAAATCTCACACCCAGCACAAGAGTAAGATTTTCTAAAACAAGTGACCCCAAAGTGATATCATTTACTCCCTTATCACACAATTCAGAAAGAAGCACATCTGTAAGCTTTTCACTTCTCAACTCAGGACCACTGAAACGTCTCCTCATGAAAAATACTCCATTTCTACCTAAAGATTTAAGCTGCCAATGTATATGTGCATGTTTGTGCGTGCATGCATATACACATCCACACGCCACACTCTGCCCCTCTTTTTTTGTGGTATGACTAATGTTGCATAGGATGACTGCACTGAAGTTTCAGTGTTTTATAATTTCTGTCATTCTCTGTAAGCAGACACTTCTTTTAAATCCCAAGAATATCTTCCTAGAGATCTAAAAACTACCAACAAGCAGACATTCTCACCACCTACTTTGCTATAACATTCTGCTTCTCTAAATAAAGAATACCAAACAAAGCAAACTTGCATCAACATCGACAAAAACAAGCTGTCATACATGAAATGCttcaagtaaatatttttgtccaGATCCTTCTTTGTATACTTACCATTTACAAATTGGCAATTATTTATTgtagaacaacaacaaaaaaacctatcCAAAACACAACGCACTTGGCAGCCTGCTGAGACAGATTTACCAGGTCTGAAAATCTGTAGTTTATTTAACTACACAtctcaaaacacatttttctttattctgtttaTTATACCCTACTCCCACACCAGAATACCTGCCTCTTTCAAACTCACATTTCATCTTCCCTGACTGTCCTAGAGAAAAACTAACTACATCGTATTCTACCATGATATTTATCAGAGAGGCGAGGAAGAAATCTCGTTGCCGAGAAGAGATACGACTATAataggaggaaggaagagagggcATCAACAGTGTACTAAGCAGTTACTATTTTGGGTTAATCTTTCTACAGAGGTGTCTCAATTCCTACCAGGTTTTTTGATTCTTTGTACAGGAAAACAACACTTCAGTGCATTTCTCCAGCATCATTTACCAGATCCCCTCAAGAGTCTGGATCTTAACTTCACTTTTAGTGACTGATCTACTTTCAGAAGAACAGCAAATATTGTTATTTAGTATTTTCAATTCACAAAGCTATCACGTAAATAAACACTACATGCATGTGGGTTAACAGAAGGTTAATATTTGCGTTAAACATGCGCATTATAATACTTCAAAGGTTGCGATAAGATCATAATGCATAAATGTAATGAGAATTTGCCTTCCCCGTACCGTAGCAGAAATGACTGTAGAACAGACCAAGCAAGGGAAACTGTTAGATGCGCAGATATCTGAGCAGCAAACCTCGCTCTCGAGCTGCAATCCTCTGCCTATCACCTCTCCTTCCCACCCGTTCTCATGCTGTAATGCTCACTGTCAATGTATGTGCCGTACGTCTAACATGCATTTCCCATCCCCCCAACtactgtaaattaatttttcatttgctaaATGTACTTAACTCTTCAAAACACAATAAAGTTACAGTCCAGGCTGCACTGCTGTGCTGCCCCTGCATTCTACCTCAGCCTGGGCACACCAAGCCAAAGTAAAAACCATGAGAAATGCACAAAAAACCTGCTGTATCAAACTATACGCTCTTTAACAACTATCCCTTTTATTATTGGCCTGTTACAGATGCAAGCAAATAGTTTGCCTCAAATTCTTTTCACAAACCAAGGAGTGTCAGAGTTGCATCCAAGAGAGGACACCAAGATACACCCTGATCCTGGAacataaaacaaagaagtgaagaTAACGCCTGTCGCATTATGCCCACCTAAATCCTGAAGCAAGATCGGAATTTACTTGTTCAGTGCTTAAACAACTACTAGTCTCCTATAATCTCGGAGTTAAACAGTACTTTTCAAGCAAGATTTATTGATTTCTATCTGAACTTATTTCAGCTAATCAAGGACATATAACAGGCATGTAACAGTTTTCCCCACTTCATTGGGTAAGCAAGCAGAATCGTTTTGCACAAAATATGGAAATCCATGAAGTTGTTAtaaaccccaacaaacaaatAACGAGCAGATGAACAGGCACACTAAACAAAACAGCTTAATAGTATTACAAATGTTCCTGAcaaaatgaaagggaagaggcattaaaaacattaaactgAAAAGCAGTACACACCTTTAATGCAATTTTGactcttttaatctttttgaCCTTTTCAACTGTCTTTGTGCCGAAAACGTAGAAAGCAGATTGAAAGAATGTTAGTATGACAGCTGACAAGATCACCAGCAGATTAATAACAGTCAGAATATTCAACTTGAAAGTAAAGAATCAGACAAAGAATCTTCCCTAGAATTTCGATGAACAGCTAGGTTTTGACCACCCAGGTGCAATTCTATTGCCTAGCTTGAGTATATCAAGATAACACCAAAAATAAGCACtttacatacatttattttaaaaaaatgtttagcaCGCAACTTACAGGATTGAGTGTATTACATTGGTCTATGGGATTCTTG
The Gavia stellata isolate bGavSte3 chromosome 7, bGavSte3.hap2, whole genome shotgun sequence genome window above contains:
- the CNIH1 gene encoding protein cornichon homolog 1 — protein: MAFTFAAFCYMLALLLTAALIFFAIWHIIAFDELKTDYKNPIDQCNTLNPLVLPEYLIHAFFCVMFLCAAEWLTLGLNMPLLAYHIWRYMSRPVMSGPGLYDPTTIMNADILAYCQKEGWCKLAFYLLSFFYYLYGMIYVLVSS